In Streptomyces canus, one DNA window encodes the following:
- a CDS encoding response regulator transcription factor, whose amino-acid sequence MRVVLAEDLFLLRDGLVRLLDAHDFEIAAAVESGPELARALAELEPDVAVVDVRLPPTHTDEGLQCALNARRDRPGLPVLVLSQHVEQLYARELLADGTGGVGYLLKDRVFDAEQFVDAVRRVAAGGTAMDPQVIQQLLTRRAAGDLPLARITPREREVLELMAQGRSNAAIAAKLVVTERAIAKHTANIFTKLGLEVSDDDNRRVLAVLAYLDQGR is encoded by the coding sequence TTGCGCGTAGTCCTGGCCGAAGACCTCTTCCTGCTGCGCGACGGTCTCGTGCGGCTCCTCGATGCGCACGACTTCGAGATCGCCGCGGCCGTCGAGAGCGGACCCGAACTGGCCCGCGCACTGGCCGAACTGGAACCGGACGTCGCCGTGGTCGACGTCCGACTGCCGCCGACGCACACCGACGAGGGTCTGCAGTGCGCACTGAACGCCCGGCGGGACAGACCCGGGCTGCCGGTGCTGGTGCTGTCGCAGCACGTGGAGCAGCTGTACGCGCGCGAGTTGCTGGCCGACGGCACCGGCGGGGTGGGCTATCTGCTCAAGGACCGGGTGTTCGACGCGGAGCAGTTCGTGGATGCCGTACGACGGGTCGCGGCGGGCGGTACGGCGATGGACCCGCAGGTGATCCAGCAGCTGCTGACCCGGCGGGCGGCGGGCGACCTCCCGCTCGCCCGGATCACGCCCCGCGAGCGGGAGGTGCTGGAACTGATGGCGCAGGGGCGGTCGAACGCGGCGATCGCCGCCAAGCTCGTCGTCACGGAACGGGCGATCGCCAAGCACACCGCCAACATCTTCACCAAACTGGGACTTGAGGTGTCGGACGACGACAATCGGCGCGTGCTGGCGGTGCTCGCGTATCTCGACCAGGGCCGGTAA
- a CDS encoding sensor histidine kinase, protein MTIETRNGSWGTRARGIGLAAARGLALTLVTLPGALLGLTLGLVSIALVPVGIGVFTTPWVLTGVRAFADWRRVLAAEWSEVRIPSAYRPIPDNAHAWARTYVMLRDPATWRDLAWLQVDMTAGFVTALLPAVFVLYPLEGLAVAAGLWRPLAELGGGYWYGFVHVTDQPSALAAGALGVVLLSLAPLAPRLLTAHFRLTRAVLGAGQGELAERVRVLTETRRDAVDTSAAELRRIERDLHDGAQARLVAMGMDLGTIEMLLDKDPAQAKRLLAQARQSSVDALTELRDLVRGIHPPVLAERGLGDAVRALALRLPVATEVTVELEGRPDAPVESAAYFAVSEVLTNAVKHSGADRIWIDLHQTEGMLRISVTDNGRGGALITAGSGLAGVERRLGTFDGVLAVGSPAGGPTMVTMEIPCA, encoded by the coding sequence ATGACCATCGAGACGCGGAACGGCAGTTGGGGTACGAGGGCGCGGGGCATCGGACTCGCGGCCGCGCGGGGGCTCGCACTGACGTTGGTGACACTGCCGGGGGCGCTGCTCGGACTCACGCTCGGCCTGGTGTCCATCGCCCTCGTCCCGGTCGGGATCGGGGTCTTCACGACCCCCTGGGTGCTGACGGGCGTGCGTGCCTTCGCGGACTGGCGGCGGGTGCTCGCGGCCGAGTGGAGCGAGGTGCGGATCCCGTCGGCGTACCGGCCGATACCGGACAACGCCCACGCCTGGGCCCGCACCTACGTGATGCTGCGCGACCCGGCGACCTGGCGGGATCTGGCATGGTTGCAGGTGGACATGACGGCGGGGTTCGTGACGGCGCTGCTGCCGGCGGTGTTCGTCCTCTACCCGCTGGAAGGGCTCGCGGTCGCGGCCGGGCTGTGGCGGCCGCTCGCGGAGCTGGGCGGCGGCTACTGGTACGGCTTCGTGCATGTCACCGACCAGCCTTCCGCGCTCGCCGCCGGTGCCCTGGGTGTCGTCCTGCTGTCCCTCGCCCCACTCGCCCCGCGGCTGCTGACCGCCCACTTCCGGCTCACCCGCGCCGTACTCGGCGCCGGTCAGGGCGAGTTGGCCGAACGCGTCCGCGTCCTGACCGAGACCCGGCGGGACGCCGTGGACACCTCCGCGGCCGAACTGCGGCGCATCGAGCGGGACCTGCACGACGGGGCGCAGGCCCGTCTGGTCGCCATGGGCATGGATCTCGGCACCATCGAGATGCTCCTCGACAAGGACCCCGCGCAGGCGAAGCGACTCCTGGCGCAGGCACGTCAGTCCTCGGTGGACGCCCTCACCGAACTGCGCGACCTGGTGCGCGGCATCCATCCGCCGGTGCTGGCAGAGCGCGGACTGGGCGACGCCGTACGGGCGTTGGCGCTGCGGCTGCCGGTCGCCACCGAGGTGACCGTGGAGCTCGAAGGCCGGCCGGACGCGCCCGTGGAGTCGGCCGCCTACTTCGCGGTCAGCGAGGTCCTCACCAACGCGGTCAAGCACTCCGGCGCCGACCGGATCTGGATCGACCTGCATCAGACCGAGGGGATGCTGCGGATCAGCGTCACCGACAACGGCCGGGGCGGCGCGCTGATCACGGCCGGTTCGGGACTGGCCGGAGTCGAGCGGCGGCTGGGTACATTCGACGGCGTCCTGGCCGTCGGCTCACCCGCGGGCGGCCCCACCATGGTCACCATGGAGATCCCTTGCGCGTAG
- the glnII gene encoding glutamine synthetase yields the protein MTFKAEYIWIDGTQPTAKLRSKTKIMADDAKGAELPIWGFDGSSTNQAEGHSSDRVLKPVFSCPDPIRGGDDILVLCEVLNIGMTPHESNTRAALTEVAEKFASQEPIFGIEQEYTFFKDGYPLGFPKGGFPAPQGGYYCGVGADEIFGRDVVEAHLENCLKAGLAISGINAEVMPGQWEFQVGPVSPLEVSDHLWVARWLLYRTAEDFGIAATLDPKPVKGDWNGAGAHTNFSTKAMREGYDAIITACESLGEGSKPLDHVKNYGAGIDDRLTGLHETAPWNEYSYGVSNRGASVRIPWQVEKDGKGYIEDRRPNANVDPYLVTRLIVDTCCSALEKAGQV from the coding sequence GTGACCTTCAAGGCTGAGTACATCTGGATCGACGGCACCCAGCCGACTGCCAAGCTCCGTTCCAAGACGAAGATCATGGCGGACGACGCCAAGGGCGCGGAGCTGCCGATCTGGGGCTTCGACGGGTCCTCCACGAACCAGGCCGAGGGCCACTCCTCGGACCGTGTCCTCAAGCCGGTCTTCTCCTGCCCGGACCCGATCCGCGGCGGCGACGACATCCTCGTCCTGTGCGAGGTCCTCAACATCGGCATGACGCCGCACGAGTCCAACACCCGTGCCGCGCTCACCGAGGTCGCCGAGAAGTTCGCCTCCCAGGAGCCGATCTTCGGCATCGAGCAGGAGTACACGTTCTTCAAGGACGGCTACCCCCTCGGCTTCCCCAAGGGCGGCTTCCCCGCCCCGCAGGGCGGCTACTACTGCGGTGTCGGCGCGGACGAGATCTTCGGCCGTGACGTCGTCGAGGCGCACCTGGAGAACTGCCTCAAGGCGGGCCTCGCGATCTCCGGCATCAACGCCGAGGTCATGCCCGGCCAGTGGGAGTTCCAGGTCGGCCCGGTCTCCCCGCTGGAGGTCTCCGATCACCTGTGGGTGGCCCGCTGGCTGCTCTACCGCACCGCCGAGGACTTCGGCATCGCCGCGACCCTGGACCCGAAGCCGGTGAAGGGCGACTGGAACGGCGCGGGTGCGCACACCAACTTCTCCACCAAGGCGATGCGCGAGGGCTACGACGCGATCATCACCGCCTGCGAGTCGCTCGGTGAGGGCTCCAAGCCCCTCGACCACGTCAAGAACTACGGCGCCGGCATCGACGACCGCCTGACCGGTCTGCACGAGACCGCCCCGTGGAACGAGTACTCCTACGGTGTCTCCAACCGTGGCGCCTCGGTGCGTATCCCGTGGCAGGTCGAGAAGGACGGCAAGGGCTACATCGAGGACCGCCGCCCGAACGCCAACGTCGACCCGTACCTGGTGACGCGTCTGATCGTCGACACCTGCTGCTCCGCGCTGGAGAAGGCCGGCCAGGTCTGA
- a CDS encoding winged helix-turn-helix domain-containing protein, protein MATTRTLSTAPLTAPSENGVRHRLRAVRPDEVPEAPEFLPPGATWLPAPQHTLPILPGQPPMIGYLVLVPADQHQPFRPEPTVPDADAGAPLVRIDTVQRTAEVNGRELDLTYLEFELLAHLVQNPHRVHTRDQLVTTVWGYGHVGDGRTVDVHIARLRRKLGAEFRGAIQTVRRVGYKYTPPTGG, encoded by the coding sequence ATGGCGACCACCCGTACTCTCTCCACCGCCCCCCTCACCGCCCCGTCCGAGAACGGCGTACGGCACCGGCTCCGAGCCGTCCGCCCCGACGAGGTTCCCGAAGCGCCGGAGTTCCTTCCTCCAGGAGCCACCTGGCTGCCCGCTCCCCAGCACACCCTGCCCATCCTGCCGGGCCAGCCCCCGATGATCGGCTACCTCGTGCTCGTCCCGGCCGACCAGCACCAGCCCTTCCGGCCGGAACCGACGGTCCCGGACGCGGACGCCGGCGCCCCCCTCGTACGGATCGACACCGTGCAGCGCACCGCGGAGGTGAACGGCAGGGAACTCGACCTCACCTACCTGGAGTTCGAGCTCCTCGCCCACCTCGTCCAGAACCCCCACCGGGTGCACACCCGCGACCAGCTGGTCACCACGGTCTGGGGTTACGGCCACGTGGGCGACGGCCGTACCGTCGACGTCCACATCGCCCGGCTGCGCCGCAAGCTGGGCGCGGAATTCCGGGGCGCGATCCAGACCGTGCGCCGGGTCGGCTACAAGTACACCCCGCCGACCGGCGGCTGA
- a CDS encoding SDR family oxidoreductase, whose amino-acid sequence MRLLLLGGTEFVGRAVAEAALERGWDVTVFHRGRHAPVAGVRPLHGDRTAPGGLTALAQGGPWDLVVDTWSAAPRAVRDAARLLRGRADRYAYVSSRSVYAWPQPAGYTEDAPLVEGAAADAEQTDYARDKRGGELAAVDAFGTDRSLLVRAGLILGPYENIGRLPWWLGRIARGGPVLAPGPRDLPLQYVDVRDLAQWTLSAAEAELNGPYNLVSPRGHTTMAELLDACVAVTGSNAELRWTEPDIVLDAGIAPWTGLPVWVPPDTDLHTTLHSGDTSRAVAAGLRCRPVAETVSDTWHWLRESGGVAPQRPDRPVLGVDEETEAKALAAGERD is encoded by the coding sequence ATGAGACTTCTTCTGCTGGGTGGTACGGAGTTCGTCGGCCGGGCCGTCGCCGAGGCGGCCCTGGAACGCGGCTGGGACGTGACCGTCTTCCACCGGGGACGGCACGCGCCCGTGGCCGGGGTGCGGCCGCTGCACGGTGACCGCACCGCGCCCGGCGGTCTCACGGCCCTGGCCCAAGGGGGCCCTTGGGACCTGGTCGTCGACACCTGGTCGGCGGCACCCCGCGCGGTCCGGGACGCGGCGCGGCTGCTGCGGGGCCGCGCCGACCGGTATGCGTACGTGTCGAGTCGCTCGGTGTACGCCTGGCCGCAGCCGGCCGGATACACCGAGGACGCGCCCCTGGTCGAGGGCGCCGCGGCCGACGCGGAGCAGACCGACTACGCCCGGGACAAACGGGGCGGTGAACTCGCCGCCGTCGACGCGTTCGGCACGGACCGCTCCCTGCTCGTACGGGCCGGGCTGATCCTCGGCCCGTACGAGAACATCGGCCGCCTGCCGTGGTGGCTGGGCCGTATCGCCCGGGGTGGCCCGGTCCTCGCGCCCGGGCCACGGGACCTCCCTCTCCAGTACGTCGACGTCCGCGACCTGGCGCAGTGGACGCTGAGCGCCGCGGAAGCGGAGCTGAACGGCCCGTACAACCTGGTCAGCCCACGCGGCCACACCACCATGGCCGAACTCCTCGACGCCTGTGTGGCCGTGACCGGGTCGAACGCCGAACTGCGCTGGACCGAGCCGGACATCGTCCTCGACGCGGGCATCGCGCCATGGACCGGCCTGCCGGTGTGGGTCCCGCCGGACACCGACCTGCACACCACCCTCCACAGCGGGGACACCTCCCGGGCCGTCGCGGCGGGTCTGCGCTGCCGTCCGGTCGCCGAGACGGTGTCCGACACCTGGCACTGGCTGCGGGAGAGCGGCGGGGTGGCGCCGCAGCGCCCGGACCGGCCGGTACTGGGTGTCGACGAGGAGACGGAGGCGAAGGCACTCGCGGCCGGCGAACGCGACTGA
- a CDS encoding MarR family winged helix-turn-helix transcriptional regulator, with protein MTSPGPEMEIVHLLRAVTVELGLHSARFAQRNAMHPTDVRALIALMDASRAGEEMTAGRLGAELGLNSAGTTSLLDRLERAGHVRRVRGREDRRKVVVEVDERAVELGQAFFGPLIGRAVELLQGYDEGERAAIRGFLAGVRDAAAEEA; from the coding sequence ATGACGTCCCCGGGACCGGAGATGGAGATCGTCCATCTCCTGCGCGCGGTGACCGTCGAACTCGGCCTGCACAGTGCCCGGTTCGCCCAGCGCAACGCCATGCATCCGACGGACGTCCGTGCCCTGATCGCCCTGATGGACGCCTCACGCGCGGGCGAGGAGATGACGGCGGGGCGGCTCGGCGCTGAGCTCGGGCTCAATTCGGCGGGGACGACCTCGCTGCTCGACCGGCTGGAGCGGGCCGGTCATGTGCGGCGGGTACGGGGACGGGAGGACCGGCGCAAGGTGGTCGTCGAGGTGGACGAACGCGCGGTGGAGCTGGGGCAGGCCTTCTTCGGACCGCTGATCGGGCGGGCGGTGGAGTTGCTCCAGGGGTACGACGAGGGGGAACGGGCGGCGATCCGGGGGTTCTTGGCGGGGGTACGGGACGCGGCGGCCGAGGAGGCCTGA
- a CDS encoding alpha/beta fold hydrolase — protein MSRYDDDAFQAGYDKVLAKWPADREALRVPTPFGTTHVNACGPADAPPLVLLPGGGGTTSTCWYAQAAPLARTHRVLAVDLIGAPGRSEPAADRHPRTVADLTAWLDALLDGLGITEADFGGHSYGAWIALHHAVHAPHRMRRLFLLDPTQCFAGFKAAYLLHALPMLLRPTPARVRAFLDWETGGAARLDPDWLRLQEAAAGFPAVRPVTGPRPAPDALRVLNPPVLLLVAANSRTHDPYEVTAQAGELLPRAEIDVVPGVSHHALPQSAPPELARRLSEFLGERPE, from the coding sequence ATGAGTAGGTACGACGACGACGCGTTCCAGGCCGGCTACGACAAGGTGCTGGCCAAGTGGCCCGCCGACCGGGAGGCGCTACGGGTGCCCACCCCGTTCGGCACCACCCACGTCAACGCGTGCGGGCCGGCCGACGCGCCCCCGCTCGTCCTGCTGCCGGGCGGCGGGGGAACGACCTCCACGTGCTGGTACGCCCAGGCCGCCCCCCTCGCCCGCACCCACCGGGTCCTCGCCGTCGACCTGATCGGAGCCCCGGGCCGCAGCGAACCGGCTGCCGACCGTCACCCCCGTACGGTCGCCGACCTGACCGCCTGGCTGGACGCCCTCCTCGACGGACTCGGCATCACGGAGGCCGACTTCGGCGGACACTCGTACGGCGCCTGGATCGCCCTGCATCACGCCGTGCACGCCCCCCACCGGATGCGCCGCCTGTTCCTCCTGGACCCGACCCAGTGCTTCGCCGGGTTCAAGGCGGCGTATCTGCTGCACGCCCTGCCGATGCTGCTGCGCCCCACGCCCGCCCGGGTCCGCGCCTTCCTGGACTGGGAGACCGGGGGAGCGGCCCGCCTGGACCCCGACTGGCTCCGCCTCCAGGAGGCCGCCGCCGGTTTCCCCGCCGTGAGACCGGTCACCGGTCCCCGCCCCGCCCCGGACGCACTGCGCGTCCTGAACCCGCCGGTCCTGCTGCTCGTGGCCGCGAACAGCAGGACCCATGACCCCTACGAGGTGACGGCCCAGGCCGGCGAACTGCTGCCGCGGGCGGAGATCGACGTCGTCCCCGGCGTCTCCCACCACGCGCTTCCGCAGTCCGCACCTCCCGAACTGGCCCGCCGCCTCAGTGAGTTCCTAGGCGAACGTCCCGAATGA
- a CDS encoding arsenate reductase family protein, which yields MEIWINPACSKCRSAISLLDAEGAEYTVRRYLEDVPSEDEIREVLDRLGLEPWDITRTQEAAAKELGLKEWARDDSSRDRWITALADHPKLIQRPIITADDGSAVVGRTEDAVRDALARK from the coding sequence ATGGAGATCTGGATCAATCCGGCCTGTTCGAAGTGCCGCAGCGCGATCAGCCTGCTCGACGCGGAGGGTGCCGAGTACACCGTCCGCCGCTATCTGGAGGACGTCCCGAGCGAGGACGAGATCCGCGAGGTGCTCGACCGGCTCGGGCTCGAACCGTGGGACATCACCCGCACCCAGGAGGCCGCCGCCAAGGAGCTCGGCCTCAAGGAGTGGGCCCGGGACGACAGTTCGCGCGACCGTTGGATCACCGCGCTCGCCGACCACCCGAAGCTGATCCAGCGGCCGATCATCACGGCGGACGACGGCTCCGCGGTGGTCGGCCGCACCGAGGACGCCGTACGGGATGCCCTGGCCAGGAAATAG
- a CDS encoding winged helix DNA-binding domain-containing protein — MGVGDEVRYIGVEERRARLASRQQLAGTARVGSPEEVAGALVALHGSDPATVYLAVGARLVDPSGTVTETERALYEDRSLVRMHGMRHTVFAFPTELTAVVHASTGLTVAARERAKLLKDMAKAGAPDATWLKEVEEATLAALARRGEATATELAQDEPRLREQFVYAAGKSYEGVHSVSSRLLKVLGVEGKVVRGRPLGSWISTQFRWAVAPPHPELDVAEAQAELLRRWLTVCGPATEADLKWWTGWKVTDVRRALTTIRAVRVSVDEGPAYVVDGDADPVAGPVEPWAALLPGLDPTAMGWQQRDWYLAPSLRPALFDRSGNVGPTVWWNGRVVGGWGQRPDGEIVWRLLDTEGVGSEAEVAIAVEAERLRGWVGATRVTPRFRVPLEKELATGTG; from the coding sequence ATGGGTGTGGGTGACGAAGTGCGGTACATCGGGGTGGAGGAGCGGCGCGCTCGGCTGGCGTCGCGGCAGCAGCTTGCCGGGACGGCTCGGGTGGGGAGTCCCGAGGAGGTGGCCGGTGCTCTGGTCGCGCTGCACGGGTCCGACCCCGCGACCGTGTATCTGGCGGTCGGCGCGCGGCTCGTGGATCCCTCGGGGACCGTCACCGAGACCGAGCGGGCGTTGTACGAGGACCGGTCGTTGGTGCGCATGCACGGGATGCGGCACACCGTGTTCGCGTTCCCGACCGAGCTCACCGCGGTCGTGCACGCCTCGACCGGCCTCACGGTCGCCGCGCGGGAACGGGCCAAGCTCCTCAAGGACATGGCGAAGGCCGGCGCCCCGGACGCGACCTGGCTGAAGGAGGTCGAGGAGGCGACGCTGGCCGCGCTCGCCCGGCGCGGCGAGGCGACGGCGACGGAGCTCGCCCAGGACGAGCCGCGGCTGCGGGAGCAGTTCGTGTACGCGGCCGGGAAGAGCTACGAGGGCGTCCACTCCGTCTCGAGCCGCCTGCTGAAGGTGCTCGGCGTGGAGGGCAAGGTGGTCCGCGGCCGGCCGCTCGGCTCCTGGATCTCCACGCAGTTCCGCTGGGCGGTGGCACCCCCGCATCCCGAACTCGACGTGGCCGAGGCCCAGGCCGAGTTGCTGCGGCGCTGGCTCACCGTGTGCGGCCCCGCCACCGAGGCCGACCTGAAGTGGTGGACGGGCTGGAAGGTGACCGACGTCCGCCGCGCGCTCACGACGATCCGCGCGGTCCGGGTGTCCGTCGACGAGGGCCCGGCCTACGTCGTCGACGGCGACGCCGACCCGGTCGCGGGACCGGTAGAGCCCTGGGCTGCCTTGCTTCCCGGCCTCGATCCGACGGCGATGGGCTGGCAGCAGCGGGACTGGTACCTGGCGCCGTCGCTGCGGCCCGCCCTGTTCGACCGCAGCGGCAATGTGGGACCGACGGTGTGGTGGAACGGGCGGGTGGTGGGGGGTTGGGGACAGCGGCCCGACGGGGAGATCGTCTGGCGGTTGCTGGACACGGAGGGCGTGGGGAGCGAGGCGGAGGTGGCCATCGCGGTGGAGGCGGAGCGACTGCGGGGGTGGGTGGGGGCGACGCGCGTGACACCACGGTTCCGGGTGCCGCTGGAGAAGGAGTTGGCCACGGGCACGGGCTGA
- a CDS encoding DUF2252 domain-containing protein — protein MNTPATRAERGRTARNRVPRSSHAVWIPSVDRPDPVAVLERQGRDLLPELLPIRYGRMSASPFAFLRGAAAVMAADLSAQPHTGLTVQLCGDAHLLNFGLYASPERSLLFDINDFDETFPGPFEWDVKRLAASVAVAARENGHDEAKAHRAAGEAVTAYRTGMRRLARMGELEVWYASADADSLLPLVRSRRRGRHVDHSLTRARRRTSIQALGKLTEVVDGRRRIVHDPPLLEPAGASDMASLRKIFSDYRSTLSEERRLLLDRYRFVDAARKVVGVGSVGVRCFIVLLEGRDVDDPLFLQIKEARTAVLEEYLPLGPYDHPGRRVVVGQRLLQAAGDIFLGWMSGPQGRAFYWRRLRETKGPADVAGMPPADLRAYARLCGTTLARAHARSGDRIAIAAYLGSADTFDQSVADFALTYADRTTTDHATLSAAIAAGVVTAAPGE, from the coding sequence ATGAACACCCCCGCCACCCGCGCGGAGCGCGGCCGCACCGCCCGCAACCGCGTCCCTCGTTCCTCCCACGCCGTCTGGATCCCGTCCGTCGACCGCCCCGACCCCGTCGCCGTACTGGAACGGCAGGGCCGCGACCTGCTCCCGGAGCTGCTGCCGATCCGGTACGGCAGGATGTCCGCCTCCCCCTTCGCCTTCCTGCGCGGCGCGGCCGCCGTGATGGCCGCCGACCTCTCCGCCCAGCCCCACACGGGCCTCACCGTGCAGCTCTGCGGCGACGCCCACCTGCTCAACTTCGGCCTGTACGCCTCCCCGGAACGCTCCCTCCTCTTCGACATCAACGACTTCGACGAGACCTTCCCCGGCCCCTTCGAGTGGGACGTCAAACGGCTCGCCGCGAGCGTCGCCGTGGCCGCCCGCGAGAACGGGCATGACGAGGCCAAGGCCCACCGGGCGGCGGGGGAGGCCGTCACCGCGTACCGCACGGGCATGCGCCGGCTGGCCCGCATGGGCGAGCTGGAGGTCTGGTACGCGAGCGCCGACGCCGACAGCCTGCTGCCCCTGGTGCGTTCCCGCCGTCGCGGCCGGCACGTGGACCACAGCCTCACCCGGGCCCGCCGCCGCACCAGCATCCAGGCCCTCGGCAAACTCACGGAGGTCGTCGACGGCCGCCGCCGCATCGTCCACGACCCGCCACTCCTCGAACCGGCCGGCGCGTCCGACATGGCCAGCCTGCGCAAGATCTTCAGCGACTACCGCTCCACGCTCTCCGAGGAACGACGGCTGCTCCTGGACCGCTACCGCTTCGTCGACGCGGCCCGCAAGGTCGTCGGTGTCGGGAGCGTCGGCGTGCGCTGCTTCATCGTGCTGCTGGAGGGGCGGGATGTCGACGACCCGCTGTTCCTGCAGATCAAGGAGGCGCGGACGGCCGTACTGGAGGAGTATCTGCCGCTCGGTCCGTACGATCATCCCGGCCGCCGCGTGGTCGTGGGCCAGCGGCTGCTCCAGGCGGCGGGCGACATCTTCCTGGGCTGGATGAGCGGACCGCAGGGGCGCGCCTTCTACTGGCGTCGGCTGCGTGAGACGAAGGGCCCCGCGGACGTCGCGGGCATGCCCCCGGCCGACCTCAGGGCCTACGCCCGCCTGTGCGGCACCACCCTGGCCCGCGCCCACGCCCGCTCCGGCGACCGCATCGCCATCGCCGCGTACCTGGGCAGCGCCGACACCTTCGACCAGTCGGTCGCCGACTTCGCGCTCACCTACGCCGACCGGACCACCACCGACCACGCGACCCTGTCCGCCGCCATCGCGGCAGGTGTCGTCACGGCCGCCCCGGGCGAGTGA
- the pspAB gene encoding PspA-associated protein PspAB has translation MGLLDILLGRTKPVAPDLDQLFALPSAAVTLEAAASFTPTGRGAVCFATVEGAAFEQTHREVQALLDADADRDGPPVALRRDDFGYSWLVSERTPDQLPQLVNDLHAVNSSMEVNGFGPQLLCSLAGFQDTEGRSLALVYLYKRGSFYPFAPLPGEGQRRDNPLELRVKAALTNDLRIEQDLNRWFPLWGAPGL, from the coding sequence ATGGGGCTGCTGGACATCCTGCTCGGGCGCACGAAGCCCGTCGCGCCCGATCTCGACCAGCTCTTCGCGCTGCCGTCGGCGGCCGTCACGCTGGAGGCGGCCGCCTCCTTCACGCCGACCGGACGCGGGGCGGTGTGCTTCGCCACGGTCGAGGGGGCGGCCTTCGAGCAGACGCACCGCGAGGTCCAGGCCCTGCTGGACGCGGACGCCGACCGGGACGGCCCGCCGGTGGCCCTGCGGCGGGACGACTTCGGATACTCCTGGCTGGTCTCCGAGCGCACCCCGGACCAGTTGCCGCAGCTGGTCAACGACCTGCACGCGGTGAACAGTTCGATGGAGGTCAACGGCTTCGGGCCGCAACTGCTGTGCTCGCTCGCCGGGTTCCAGGACACCGAGGGGCGCTCCCTCGCACTGGTGTACCTCTACAAGCGCGGCAGCTTCTACCCCTTCGCGCCGCTCCCCGGCGAGGGACAGCGGCGCGACAACCCGCTGGAGCTGCGGGTGAAGGCCGCGCTCACGAACGATCTGCGGATCGAGCAGGACCTGAACCGCTGGTTCCCTCTGTGGGGCGCCCCCGGTCTCTGA
- the htpX gene encoding zinc metalloprotease HtpX — protein MRSRFRGDRGLTVRMTVTMFLLGLLYVAFFAALIVLLKSWLLVVALIAVMFVAQFWFSDKIAMFAMRGKVVGREEYPELHAVVDRLCAIADMPKPVIAVSTMDMPNAFATGRNPDNAVVCVTTGLLRRLDPAELEGVLAHELSHVAHKDVAVITIASFLGVIAGLIVRFAFYSQLFGGRKDQNTAVIFAAVMGVSAAVYALSFLLIRALSRYRELAADRAAALLTGRPSVLASALTKVSGEIARIPTKDLRTAQAFNAFYFTPATGKEPGIERIFSTHPSLEQRLEQLGRISTELGEAATPGKGEAG, from the coding sequence ATGCGGAGTCGTTTCCGGGGCGACCGGGGGCTGACCGTGCGGATGACGGTCACCATGTTCCTGCTCGGACTGCTGTACGTGGCCTTCTTCGCCGCGTTGATCGTGTTGCTGAAGTCCTGGCTGCTGGTCGTGGCGCTGATCGCCGTGATGTTCGTGGCGCAGTTCTGGTTCTCCGACAAGATCGCGATGTTCGCGATGCGCGGGAAGGTCGTGGGGCGCGAGGAGTATCCCGAGCTGCACGCGGTGGTCGACCGGCTGTGCGCCATCGCGGACATGCCCAAGCCCGTGATCGCGGTGTCCACCATGGACATGCCCAACGCGTTCGCCACCGGCCGGAATCCCGACAACGCCGTGGTGTGTGTGACCACGGGGCTGCTGCGGCGGCTGGATCCCGCCGAGCTGGAGGGTGTGCTCGCGCACGAGCTGTCTCACGTGGCGCACAAGGACGTCGCCGTGATCACCATCGCCTCGTTCCTGGGCGTGATCGCCGGGCTGATCGTGCGGTTCGCCTTCTACAGCCAGCTGTTCGGCGGGCGGAAGGACCAGAACACCGCCGTGATCTTCGCCGCCGTGATGGGTGTCTCGGCGGCCGTGTACGCGCTCAGCTTCCTGCTGATCAGGGCACTGTCCCGGTACCGGGAACTGGCGGCGGACCGGGCCGCGGCCCTCCTCACCGGCCGGCCTTCGGTACTCGCCTCCGCGCTGACCAAGGTGTCGGGCGAGATCGCCCGCATCCCCACCAAGGACCTGCGCACCGCCCAGGCCTTCAACGCCTTCTACTTCACTCCCGCCACCGGCAAGGAGCCCGGCATCGAGCGGATCTTCTCGACCCACCCGTCCCTGGAACAGCGGCTGGAGCAACTGGGGCGGATCTCGACGGAGTTGGGTGAGGCGGCGACGCCCGGGAAAGGTGAGGCGGGCTGA
- a CDS encoding SCO2583/SCO2584 N-terminal domain-containing protein produces the protein MSAQDEDGEREFDIKWADGAELKEPSARARMLAARWKENPPKPQPFRADPEPRAPRRSSWRSTALVLGAVAVIILVLGYADFRPY, from the coding sequence ATGTCCGCGCAGGACGAGGACGGCGAGCGGGAGTTCGACATCAAGTGGGCCGACGGGGCCGAGCTCAAGGAGCCCTCTGCCCGGGCCCGGATGCTCGCCGCCCGTTGGAAGGAGAACCCGCCGAAGCCACAGCCGTTCCGTGCCGACCCGGAGCCGCGGGCACCGCGCCGCTCGTCCTGGAGGTCGACGGCCCTCGTTCTCGGGGCCGTGGCAGTGATCATCCTGGTGCTGGGGTATGCGGACTTCCGTCCGTACTAG